From one Trachemys scripta elegans isolate TJP31775 chromosome 14, CAS_Tse_1.0, whole genome shotgun sequence genomic stretch:
- the LOC117887533 gene encoding olfactory receptor 6N1-like — protein MADTDWRNQTTVRQLILLGFGDLPHLQILLFLLFLVIYMATVAGNTLILVLVVTGQHLHTPMYFFLGNLSYLEICYTSTFLPRLLSSLLTGDRTISVSGCITQLYFSGSLAATECYLLAAMSYDRYLAICKPLHYSTLMNNRFRLQLAAGSWLNGCLASAVLILFISQLIFCGPNEIDHFYCDPIPLIELSCSDAHLSMLVDFIIISVFTLPPFLLTLMSYVFILVSILRIPSTTGRQKAFSTCSSHLTVVTIFYGTIMTVHMLPKRDTLRDLKKVLSFCFTVVTPLVNPLIYSLRNREVKEALSKAVNKYSFHQKNM, from the coding sequence ATGGCGGACACAGATTGGAGAAACCAAACGACCGTCAGACAATTAATCCTCCTGGGTTTCGGGGATCTCCCTCACCTGCAAATTCTTCTCTTTCTACTGTTCCTAGTGATCTATATGGCAACTGTAGCTGGGAACACTCTCATCCTGGTGCTTGTTGTCACTGgtcagcaccttcacacccccatgtactttttTCTGGGCAACTTGTCCTATCTGGAGATCTGCTACACCTCAACCTTCCTGCCCCGGTTACTGTCCAGTCTgctgactggggacagaaccatctCAGTGAGTGGCTGCATCACACAACTGTATTTCTCTGGCTCTCTGGCAGCTACAGAATGCTACCTCCTAGCAGCAATGTCCTATGATAGGTATTTAGCGATATGTAAACCCTTGCACTATTCAACTCTTATGAATAACAGGTTTCGCCTCCAGCTAGCCGCTGGGTCATGGTTAAATGGCTGTTTGGCCAGTGCTGTCTTAATATTATTCATATCACAGTTAATATTCTGTGGCCCAAATGAAATAGACCATTTCTATTGTGATCCCATCCCACTGATAGAACTCTCCTGCAGTGACGCTCACCTGAGCATGTTGGTGGATTTCATAATAATCTCCGTATtcaccctgcctccattcctaCTAACCCTGATGTCCTACGTGTTTATCCTTGTCAGtatcctgagaatcccttccacgACCGGGagacaaaaggccttttccacctgctcctctcacctcactgTGGTGACAATATTCTATGGAACCATAATGACTGTCCACATGCTACCAAAACGTGATACACTCAGAGATCTGAAGAAAGTGCTCTCTTTTTGCTTCACGGTCGTAACTCCCCTGGTAAACCCCCTCATCTAtagcctgagaaacagagaggtcaaggaagcACTGAGCAAAGCAGTCAATAAATATAGCTTTCACCAAAAAAACATGTAG